The proteins below come from a single Nitrospira sp. genomic window:
- a CDS encoding sigma 54-interacting transcriptional regulator produces MTFTPPSSAPDALCGKLFARFHVALLEHVAGSRFRLLGEPPPWLLRLYPEAEHHADFSIDSRTPVLDNFLHDAAAAWEAPDQPIIQSGFWTDRTNFDVPRHFDAQALREGEQRLLLVQQHTSAFDQQAALLQEARGRTLRQHEQERGHRRTHEVLTTQLADTERSRDDLAAIFQRLGLATFLIDGDGHVRFLSDSAAGLLDAPPALASGQVHWDTLLPCSKGDRLTLQSLFHQPVAPRERARCSVETPTGRRLWLEIELHDDPRDPHNRIVFLHDMTDVYHLRRLLELKAHFHDLIGKSRGMTQLYEQIQELARVDSTVLIEGETGTGKELVARALHQASARRTGPFIAANCAGLTDSLLGSQLFGHKKGAFTGAIDDQPGLFEAAQDGVLFLDEIGDIPHTVQTHLLRVLQEKEVTRLGETKPRKVNVRVLTATHHNLSQDVAKGVFRADLLYRIRVARLQLPPLRERKEDIPLLVTAFLTEGRASMGKTIHRTSPAGMAALMDYHWPGNVRELKSTIECAMIHCKGDTLDLSDLPAELQQGTPAPLPGPTAPTDERSRFVFALRQARGNRTKAARLLGMSRATFYRRLTELNLPPS; encoded by the coding sequence ATGACCTTTACCCCACCTTCTTCTGCCCCGGACGCGTTGTGCGGCAAACTGTTCGCGCGATTCCACGTCGCTCTATTGGAGCACGTCGCTGGGTCGCGGTTTCGCCTCCTCGGTGAACCACCGCCCTGGCTGTTACGGCTGTACCCAGAAGCCGAACACCACGCCGACTTTTCCATCGACAGCCGCACCCCGGTCCTGGACAACTTTCTGCATGACGCAGCTGCGGCGTGGGAAGCGCCAGACCAGCCCATCATTCAATCAGGGTTCTGGACCGACCGCACCAACTTCGACGTTCCCCGACACTTCGACGCCCAGGCGCTTCGAGAGGGCGAGCAGCGCCTGTTGCTGGTGCAGCAGCACACCTCGGCCTTTGATCAGCAAGCCGCCCTGCTGCAGGAAGCGCGTGGCCGAACCCTGCGGCAACACGAACAGGAGCGGGGGCACCGGCGGACCCACGAGGTCCTGACCACGCAGCTAGCGGATACCGAGCGGTCACGGGACGACTTGGCGGCAATCTTCCAACGACTCGGACTCGCGACCTTTTTGATCGACGGAGACGGGCACGTCCGCTTTCTCAGCGATTCAGCCGCTGGCCTGCTGGACGCGCCGCCGGCCTTGGCCAGCGGGCAGGTACATTGGGATACCCTGCTACCCTGCTCGAAAGGAGATCGCCTGACCTTGCAGTCGCTATTCCACCAACCAGTCGCACCACGGGAACGAGCGCGATGTTCCGTTGAAACCCCGACAGGGCGGCGGCTCTGGTTGGAGATCGAACTGCACGATGATCCTCGTGACCCGCACAATCGGATTGTGTTCTTGCACGACATGACGGATGTGTATCACCTCCGACGCCTGCTGGAATTAAAGGCGCATTTCCACGATCTCATCGGCAAAAGCCGTGGCATGACTCAGCTCTACGAACAGATCCAAGAGCTCGCGCGCGTGGACTCCACCGTGTTGATCGAAGGAGAAACCGGGACGGGAAAGGAACTGGTGGCCCGTGCCTTACATCAGGCGAGCGCCAGGCGGACCGGCCCATTTATCGCCGCCAACTGCGCAGGCCTGACCGATTCGTTACTCGGCAGCCAACTCTTCGGTCATAAAAAGGGCGCGTTCACCGGCGCAATCGACGATCAACCGGGCCTGTTCGAAGCCGCGCAGGACGGCGTGCTCTTTCTGGATGAAATCGGCGATATTCCCCACACCGTTCAGACCCATCTGCTCCGTGTGCTGCAGGAAAAAGAGGTGACGCGGCTCGGCGAGACCAAGCCACGAAAGGTCAACGTGCGTGTGCTCACGGCGACGCACCACAATTTGAGCCAGGACGTGGCGAAGGGCGTCTTTCGCGCCGATCTCCTGTACCGGATTCGAGTCGCCCGCCTCCAACTTCCTCCTTTGCGGGAGCGCAAGGAAGATATCCCGCTGCTGGTCACCGCATTCCTCACGGAAGGGCGCGCCAGCATGGGGAAAACCATCCATCGAACGAGTCCCGCGGGCATGGCCGCCTTGATGGATTATCACTGGCCCGGCAACGTCCGGGAACTCAAAAGCACCATCGAGTGCGCCATGATCCACTGTAAAGGCGATACGCTGGACCTCTCGGACCTGCCGGCCGAACTTCAACAGGGAACGCCTGCGCCCCTCCCCGGACCAACCGCACCGACTGACGAACGCAGCCGATTTGTCTTCGCCTTACGACAAGCCAGAGGGAATCGCACCAAAGCGGCACGCCTCCTGGGCATGAGTCGAGCCACGTTCTACCGCCGATTGACCGAACTCAATCTTCCACCCAGCTAG
- a CDS encoding helix-turn-helix transcriptional regulator, with amino-acid sequence MSTIVPFSHPRPDKPTPREREILNYIWAGLTSQEIAARLRIAPKTVESHRANLLRKFRASNAAQLLRSALLEGYLLDPSTTGETNPSEKTRAHTAAGARKLTPLK; translated from the coding sequence ATGAGCACCATCGTCCCATTTTCACACCCACGGCCGGACAAGCCGACGCCGCGCGAGCGAGAAATACTCAACTACATCTGGGCAGGATTGACGAGCCAGGAAATTGCGGCCCGTCTTCGGATTGCCCCCAAGACCGTCGAGTCGCATCGCGCGAACCTGCTGAGGAAATTTCGCGCCTCCAACGCCGCGCAACTGCTTCGCTCCGCGCTCTTGGAAGGCTATCTCCTCGACCCGTCAACGACCGGCGAGACGAATCCGTCAGAGAAAACGCGTGCGCATACGGCTGCGGGAGCGAGAAAGCTGACGCCCCTCAAATGA
- a CDS encoding DUF481 domain-containing protein: MMRRSRCFLLALLMVALTAAGVQAQAPAPPDTAPASTTLDSVTLKDGTVIYGRVLGMIADELHVKTAFGPTAGEDIVKIMWPNVAKLVVNRPIPFSLKEGTTIVGTAQPGEPGTLALLAAPTGTPMAIPLDAVVGMNQPAVIYTGAVQAGFSQTTGNSHLRNGSLLGELSARGESLRLTILGRYIYGDNGGNLIVRNSRGTIKLDFFLTKRLYWFASAYFEQDTFQDLKLRTALATGPGYQFLDRGDLSGFFKDMTLWAEAGAAYFNEDFKIANDKSSARGRWAVKWNWPLWGGDQVSLYHFQEGFQSLANSKDLYLTADTGLRFKVWGGLVSGFQWTMRYNKNPPPGVSDTDNLYLITLGYSFDTSRKQ, encoded by the coding sequence ATGATGCGACGATCTCGATGTTTTCTACTCGCGCTGCTTATGGTGGCGCTGACCGCCGCTGGGGTGCAGGCGCAGGCTCCGGCCCCACCGGATACCGCGCCCGCCTCGACCACGCTTGATTCCGTCACGCTCAAGGACGGCACCGTGATTTATGGACGGGTCTTAGGCATGATCGCCGACGAACTGCACGTCAAGACCGCGTTCGGCCCGACCGCCGGGGAAGATATCGTCAAAATCATGTGGCCAAACGTGGCGAAGCTGGTCGTGAATCGTCCCATTCCCTTCAGCCTCAAGGAGGGCACCACGATCGTCGGCACGGCACAACCTGGCGAACCGGGCACACTCGCCTTGCTGGCTGCGCCGACGGGAACGCCCATGGCAATTCCTCTGGATGCGGTCGTCGGGATGAACCAACCCGCCGTCATTTACACCGGCGCCGTTCAAGCCGGCTTCTCGCAAACCACGGGCAACAGCCATCTGCGAAACGGCAGCCTGCTCGGAGAATTGTCGGCACGCGGAGAGTCGCTGCGGCTGACCATTTTGGGCCGGTACATCTACGGAGACAATGGCGGGAATCTCATCGTCCGAAACAGCCGCGGCACCATCAAGCTTGACTTCTTTCTGACGAAGCGGTTGTATTGGTTCGCGTCTGCCTACTTCGAGCAGGACACCTTCCAGGATCTGAAGCTGCGCACAGCACTCGCGACCGGTCCGGGCTATCAATTCCTGGATCGCGGCGACCTGAGCGGATTCTTCAAGGACATGACACTCTGGGCGGAAGCCGGCGCAGCCTACTTCAATGAAGATTTCAAAATCGCCAACGACAAGTCCAGCGCTCGTGGCCGATGGGCCGTCAAATGGAATTGGCCCCTCTGGGGCGGCGATCAAGTCAGCCTGTACCACTTCCAGGAAGGTTTCCAATCGCTCGCCAATTCGAAGGATCTCTATCTGACGGCCGATACCGGGCTGCGGTTCAAAGTGTGGGGCGGACTGGTCAGCGGGTTCCAATGGACCATGCGGTATAACAAGAATCCGCCGCCGGGTGTGTCAGATACCGATAACCTCTATCTGATCACGCTGGGATATAGCTTCGACACCAGTCGGAAACAATAG
- the mscL gene encoding large conductance mechanosensitive channel protein MscL: MGMMSEFKEFAVKGNVLDMAVGVIIGGAFGKIVSSVVSDILMPPIGLLMGHMDFSSLFIPLSEEAKGKSLAAAKAAGAATINYGVFLQTLLDFTILAFVIFLVVKQMNRFKKTAPPGPPPAPPKEEVLLTEIRDLLKNQRH, translated from the coding sequence ATGGGCATGATGAGTGAGTTCAAAGAATTTGCCGTGAAGGGAAACGTCCTCGACATGGCAGTGGGGGTCATCATCGGAGGGGCATTCGGCAAGATCGTGTCATCCGTGGTCAGCGATATTCTCATGCCACCGATCGGCCTGTTGATGGGGCACATGGATTTTTCCAGCCTGTTTATTCCGCTGAGCGAGGAGGCCAAAGGGAAATCTCTCGCCGCAGCAAAGGCCGCCGGCGCCGCCACCATCAACTACGGGGTCTTTCTGCAAACGCTGTTGGATTTCACCATCCTGGCCTTCGTCATTTTTCTGGTGGTCAAACAAATGAACCGGTTCAAGAAAACCGCGCCCCCAGGCCCACCGCCGGCGCCGCCGAAAGAAGAAGTGTTGCTGACGGAGATCCGCGATCTCCTCAAAAATCAACGTCACTAA
- a CDS encoding OmpA family protein: MKPVRHVPALLSLVMLAACTSTHAPNDSASRALNEMKAVARPIPPKPDPRDLKIADLEQQKANLERQKADLEAELARLRSSSAADLDQTKAKISELEQQLSQRDRELAGLRNSAGDKDRLASQLSDADRQLSAKDQELAALKQGAGDKDRLAGELAAAQGLLASKEQELTGLKHTAGDRDRLSSELAQAKHRIAELERQLNGKDQELGSLKTAAGDRDRLLADLAAAKQRASDLDSEIGRRDHEMAGLRGALDQQKTSLAEAKNDLSKLLQAEVSKGNVTMKQLGDQLTLGLATTLLFDSGEATLKPGGADVLNRIGSVLKNYPDRSIHVAGHTDNVPIKGRLAQRFPTNVELSQARAESARQALTDGGMAADKIDAKGHADTRPIASNSTAEGRQKNRRVEIVVSQ; the protein is encoded by the coding sequence ATGAAACCTGTTCGCCACGTTCCCGCGCTGCTGAGCCTCGTGATGCTTGCAGCCTGCACGTCCACACACGCACCCAACGACTCCGCAAGTCGAGCGTTGAACGAAATGAAAGCGGTGGCCAGGCCTATTCCGCCCAAGCCTGATCCTCGCGATCTCAAGATTGCCGATCTGGAACAGCAGAAGGCGAACCTGGAGCGCCAAAAGGCCGATCTCGAAGCAGAGTTGGCGCGGCTCCGCTCCTCCTCCGCCGCCGACCTGGATCAGACCAAGGCCAAAATCTCCGAACTGGAACAGCAGCTGAGCCAGCGCGACCGGGAATTGGCAGGTCTCCGGAACAGCGCCGGGGACAAGGATCGTTTGGCCAGCCAATTGTCCGACGCAGATCGGCAGTTGTCGGCGAAGGATCAGGAATTGGCGGCCTTGAAGCAGGGCGCCGGAGATAAGGATCGGCTGGCCGGTGAACTAGCCGCCGCACAAGGGCTCCTCGCCTCGAAAGAGCAGGAACTCACCGGATTGAAACATACTGCCGGAGATCGCGATCGCCTCTCATCCGAGTTGGCACAAGCGAAACACCGCATTGCCGAATTGGAACGTCAGCTCAACGGGAAAGACCAGGAGCTGGGATCGCTGAAGACGGCCGCCGGGGACCGGGACCGACTGCTGGCCGATCTGGCCGCAGCGAAACAACGTGCATCTGATCTCGACAGCGAAATCGGTCGGAGAGACCATGAAATGGCCGGCCTGCGTGGGGCGCTTGATCAACAAAAGACCAGTCTTGCCGAGGCCAAAAATGATCTCTCTAAGCTTCTGCAGGCGGAAGTGTCCAAGGGCAACGTGACCATGAAACAACTGGGGGATCAGCTCACTCTCGGTCTCGCCACGACCTTGCTGTTCGATTCCGGAGAGGCCACCCTGAAGCCCGGCGGAGCGGACGTGTTGAATCGTATCGGCAGCGTGCTTAAGAACTATCCTGATCGCTCGATCCACGTGGCGGGCCACACAGACAACGTGCCGATCAAGGGCCGATTGGCCCAACGTTTCCCGACGAACGTCGAACTCTCCCAGGCCCGTGCGGAGAGCGCACGCCAAGCCCTGACGGACGGTGGCATGGCAGCCGACAAAATCGACGCGAAGGGGCATGCGGATACTCGCCCCATCGCCAGCAACTCAACGGCGGAGGGACGGCAAAAAAATCGCCGCGTCGAAATCGTGGTCAGTCAGTAA
- a CDS encoding OmpA family protein, protein MRRAVWALMVFSSLTTGCETAPRPNLPPPATASGDAKLVALQQEREQLLTTLGEFHDRIRDLESRLGDRQNQPASASYDQLLNAKDAELAELRRLAPERERLTSQLATATNELLQARQRISGLEQQLAARDKDLTALHTRTTALADLDSAQRRIVELETQVAHQDQDLRTVRAGNAERDSLAAQLQTATATIDSLKARISALDQQLKEREQAFDTVRSRLMERDKLVPQYNAMIAEIYQARHRITALEQRLNDKSRDMSSRQKGTSASTTPRDSGTAAGKSAAPPTQETDRQGALSQAAPSRADARASSMAAIKEEVLKALPANSEQKAFTVRQDGNRLVIALAGHWLFASADAALSQDGVTTLKRLGTVLGPLADTLVQVSGHTDNLALSKALQKSYPDNKALSSARAEHARQAIVNGGMPAERIKAVGLADSRPVASNATEQGRQKNRRLELIIVSRPTVASATGLVEDPLRVAALEALP, encoded by the coding sequence ATGAGACGAGCCGTCTGGGCGCTCATGGTGTTCAGCTCCCTCACGACAGGCTGCGAAACTGCTCCCCGGCCCAACCTGCCGCCTCCCGCCACCGCCTCCGGCGACGCGAAACTCGTAGCGCTTCAGCAGGAACGTGAACAACTTCTCACGACGCTTGGCGAATTCCATGATCGGATTCGCGACCTGGAAAGCCGGCTCGGCGATCGACAGAATCAGCCCGCGAGTGCGTCATATGACCAGTTGCTCAACGCGAAAGACGCAGAACTCGCCGAATTGCGGCGGCTGGCTCCGGAACGCGAGCGGTTAACCAGCCAACTCGCGACCGCCACCAACGAACTGCTACAAGCCCGGCAACGCATCAGCGGGCTGGAACAACAACTGGCGGCTCGGGACAAAGACCTGACGGCACTTCACACTCGCACGACGGCCCTCGCTGATCTCGACTCGGCCCAACGCCGTATCGTCGAGCTGGAAACGCAGGTGGCCCATCAAGACCAAGACCTCCGCACCGTTCGCGCTGGCAACGCGGAGCGAGATAGCCTGGCCGCTCAGCTGCAAACCGCGACGGCTACCATCGATTCACTGAAAGCCCGCATCAGCGCCCTCGATCAACAGCTCAAAGAGCGCGAGCAAGCGTTTGACACCGTGCGCTCACGCCTCATGGAACGCGATAAGCTCGTGCCCCAATACAACGCCATGATCGCGGAGATCTATCAAGCCCGGCATCGGATCACCGCCCTTGAGCAACGATTGAATGACAAATCCCGAGACATGTCTTCACGACAGAAGGGCACCTCCGCATCCACCACTCCGCGGGACTCAGGGACGGCGGCGGGGAAATCTGCGGCTCCGCCGACGCAAGAGACCGATCGTCAGGGGGCCCTCTCTCAGGCCGCCCCGAGCCGGGCGGATGCACGGGCGTCCAGCATGGCGGCGATCAAGGAAGAAGTGCTGAAGGCGTTGCCGGCGAATTCAGAACAGAAGGCCTTTACCGTGAGGCAAGATGGAAACCGATTAGTGATCGCGCTGGCCGGTCATTGGCTCTTCGCGTCTGCCGATGCGGCGCTGAGTCAGGACGGCGTGACCACACTGAAGCGACTCGGCACCGTGCTGGGCCCGTTAGCAGACACCTTGGTGCAAGTCTCCGGCCATACGGACAATCTTGCGCTCAGCAAGGCATTGCAAAAAAGCTATCCCGACAACAAGGCGCTCTCCTCCGCTCGAGCTGAACATGCGCGTCAGGCCATTGTGAACGGAGGAATGCCCGCGGAACGTATTAAAGCGGTAGGACTCGCAGATTCCCGACCAGTGGCGTCCAATGCCACAGAGCAAGGCCGTCAGAAGAACCGCCGGCTGGAATTGATTATTGTGTCACGCCCGACCGTCGCCTCAGCGACCGGGCTGGTGGAGGATCCGCTCCGCGTTGCGGCGCTCGAGGCCTTGCCGTAG
- a CDS encoding ABC transporter substrate-binding protein, with protein sequence MGQMSRRRFLHLSAMTGGALLLGAWSDPLRGLRFSESVANAAEPIKIGILDPLSSPYKTSSIHDVHGANVAVDLFNARGGVLGRPVTILEADDASLPDTALKAAKKFVHEDRVDVLMGTFNAECALVVSDLAKKENKIFVVTGAHLPELTGGACNSHTFVFMPNASMLAQAVVPHWLKTFGTRWFMVTTSSLDGKAMAQAVVTAGQPRGVEFVGEKLMPFGSTDFGPALAAAKEKHPTLVIFNLYGWDLVHALRAYTNLELMKEKIGVGGLIAGEQIGRPLGYANNAGIWGLIWDPKVNTEGSRRFIQGVVEKYNHTPTSRCYLGYAAMTQILEAIQRAGSTEAPALIRALEGHDFDGLKEGRSVFRASDHQHLQDVLVGEAYGKELGLGHYKILETVPRERFTGWPEAGQCQL encoded by the coding sequence ATGGGACAGATGTCACGCAGGCGATTCCTACACCTGTCGGCCATGACCGGCGGCGCGTTGCTCCTTGGTGCGTGGAGTGATCCGTTGCGGGGACTGCGATTCTCGGAGTCAGTGGCGAATGCGGCGGAACCCATTAAGATCGGCATCCTGGATCCGTTGTCGAGCCCCTATAAGACGTCCTCAATCCATGATGTTCACGGCGCGAATGTGGCGGTGGATCTGTTCAATGCACGAGGTGGAGTGTTGGGCCGACCGGTGACGATTCTCGAAGCGGACGATGCTTCGCTCCCGGACACCGCCCTCAAGGCTGCCAAGAAATTTGTTCATGAGGATCGGGTGGACGTCCTCATGGGAACGTTCAATGCTGAGTGTGCGCTCGTTGTGTCGGACCTCGCGAAAAAAGAAAACAAAATTTTTGTGGTGACAGGGGCGCATCTCCCAGAACTGACCGGAGGTGCCTGTAACTCTCACACCTTCGTGTTTATGCCGAATGCATCGATGCTGGCGCAGGCAGTCGTCCCGCATTGGCTCAAGACATTCGGTACGCGATGGTTCATGGTCACCACCAGTTCATTGGATGGAAAAGCCATGGCGCAAGCCGTCGTGACGGCCGGCCAGCCGCGGGGAGTGGAATTCGTCGGCGAGAAACTGATGCCATTTGGCTCCACGGACTTTGGCCCGGCCTTGGCGGCGGCGAAGGAGAAACACCCGACCTTGGTGATCTTCAATCTCTATGGATGGGATTTGGTGCATGCCTTGAGAGCCTATACCAATTTGGAACTGATGAAGGAGAAGATCGGGGTCGGCGGCCTCATCGCGGGGGAACAGATCGGTCGGCCGCTCGGCTACGCTAACAATGCAGGAATTTGGGGTCTCATTTGGGATCCCAAGGTGAATACGGAAGGGTCGAGGCGATTTATTCAAGGGGTCGTCGAGAAATACAACCATACGCCCACATCACGTTGCTATCTCGGGTATGCAGCCATGACGCAGATTCTTGAGGCCATACAGCGTGCCGGCTCCACAGAGGCGCCTGCGCTCATTCGGGCATTGGAGGGGCACGACTTTGATGGTCTCAAGGAGGGTCGATCCGTGTTCCGGGCTTCGGACCATCAACATCTGCAAGACGTGCTTGTCGGAGAAGCGTACGGAAAAGAGCTCGGGCTCGGGCATTATAAAATACTCGAGACCGTTCCCCGCGAACGCTTCACGGGCTGGCCCGAAGCCGGTCAGTGTCAGTTGTAA
- a CDS encoding HEAT repeat domain-containing protein, translated as MIRSRLTASAGLLVLLVGLTSSVWAYRDYFTDSQKTELANIRNVLVEVLVLTEKGAGNAEGIRDTVVRRLKDIGYVVSADQSAPHEVVVRVKCEQRKTWEGTASAGGDNDLLDAPSRLWKGPACQVTYALGALKVKWQKEVRTEFEDAAQAAQAAGVADPGVYAINALREALEIYEFPLLLAAEWGQPDRLLKLLDSPHTSQLRKLKAISLLGEMVADEALPHLTEALKDKDLAGQAAVALGNMGKEGIPILVDILKHSKQPELQAAAAKGLGDLGNIHSDSRVVPPLLEMLDAPGIDIAVQTEIVWALGRVPDRRSVEPLFALDRKLQKIRKDPPDPQIKKLKEAVFWSIKQVYTEDQYS; from the coding sequence ATGATTCGCAGCAGGTTGACTGCCTCAGCTGGTCTCCTCGTACTCCTCGTTGGTCTCACCTCTTCCGTCTGGGCGTATCGGGACTACTTTACCGATAGTCAAAAGACAGAATTGGCCAATATCCGCAACGTGCTAGTGGAAGTCCTCGTGCTCACCGAGAAGGGGGCCGGGAATGCGGAGGGAATCCGGGATACCGTTGTTCGGCGCTTGAAAGACATCGGATATGTGGTGAGTGCCGATCAATCGGCTCCTCATGAGGTCGTGGTACGGGTCAAATGTGAACAGCGAAAGACCTGGGAAGGCACCGCATCGGCCGGTGGCGACAATGATCTGCTCGATGCCCCGTCCCGTCTTTGGAAGGGCCCAGCCTGTCAGGTGACCTACGCCTTGGGAGCCCTCAAGGTGAAATGGCAAAAGGAGGTGCGCACGGAGTTTGAAGATGCCGCCCAGGCGGCTCAAGCCGCCGGTGTAGCTGATCCTGGAGTCTACGCGATCAACGCCCTTCGCGAGGCATTGGAGATCTACGAGTTTCCGCTTCTGCTTGCCGCCGAATGGGGACAGCCTGATCGGTTGTTGAAACTACTGGATTCGCCCCACACCAGCCAGCTCAGGAAGCTCAAGGCAATTTCTCTACTGGGAGAGATGGTGGCCGATGAGGCCCTGCCCCATCTTACCGAAGCGCTCAAGGACAAAGATCTTGCAGGACAAGCGGCTGTGGCGTTGGGAAATATGGGAAAGGAAGGCATCCCGATCCTCGTGGATATCCTGAAGCATTCCAAGCAGCCAGAATTGCAGGCTGCTGCCGCAAAAGGCTTGGGAGATCTCGGGAACATTCACAGCGATTCCCGGGTCGTTCCGCCGCTGCTTGAGATGCTCGACGCCCCGGGGATCGACATCGCGGTACAGACCGAGATTGTGTGGGCATTAGGGCGGGTGCCAGATCGGCGATCGGTCGAGCCCCTCTTCGCGCTCGACAGAAAATTGCAAAAGATTCGGAAAGATCCGCCCGATCCGCAAATAAAGAAGTTGAAGGAGGCGGTCTTCTGGTCGATCAAGCAAGTGTACACTGAGGATCAGTATAGCTGA
- the tig gene encoding trigger factor: MKMEMTELGPMKRALKIEVPADEVNSRFAQAYSELNRQVRIPGFRPGKAPLPLLEQRYAKTIEEDVIRSLVPDFYDRAVRQAGIVPVLVEIPPLERVKVKKDTPFSFTATVEIKPTIELRDYKAPNPISLKQDQRTVTDEQVQKALEVLREQMAQLHPAPAESTLTDGDFAVLDIQGTLDGQALDGTTKSGHLYKMGSHASVLGLDLEAHLLGKKEGEVVTIPQAYPTSHPDARVAGKTVTFTSTIKSIKRKQLPALDDEFAKDCGPYQSLQEIREKLQAEMERALKKDIEDSYKDTILKRLAETHHFELPGTLVERELTAMVRQQIQSRQRKPGDSTDTAPGATQPDDAKQLQDEYRPEAERRVKVGLILEALAAKEGITVTNEDLTNEITRLASEVKLSVEEVTRMIRAGGQDTLDDLRSRILADKALDFVYKHAMIQG, from the coding sequence ATGAAAATGGAAATGACCGAACTCGGCCCCATGAAGCGGGCGCTCAAAATTGAAGTTCCGGCGGATGAGGTGAACTCGCGCTTTGCACAGGCGTACTCAGAACTCAATCGTCAGGTTCGCATTCCTGGGTTTCGCCCGGGAAAGGCGCCGCTCCCATTGCTAGAACAGCGCTACGCAAAAACCATCGAGGAAGATGTGATTCGCAGCCTCGTCCCTGACTTTTATGATCGAGCCGTCCGTCAAGCGGGTATTGTCCCAGTACTGGTAGAGATTCCGCCGTTGGAACGGGTCAAAGTAAAAAAAGACACGCCCTTCAGCTTCACGGCGACCGTCGAAATCAAGCCAACCATCGAGCTTCGAGATTACAAGGCGCCCAATCCCATTTCACTCAAGCAAGACCAGCGAACCGTCACGGACGAACAAGTTCAAAAAGCGCTGGAAGTCCTTCGCGAACAAATGGCCCAACTGCACCCGGCCCCTGCCGAATCGACCTTGACTGATGGGGATTTTGCCGTCTTGGACATCCAGGGAACCTTGGACGGCCAGGCGCTAGACGGCACGACTAAGAGCGGACACCTGTACAAAATGGGATCTCATGCGTCCGTGTTGGGACTCGATCTGGAAGCCCATCTCCTGGGCAAGAAAGAAGGCGAGGTCGTGACCATTCCCCAAGCCTATCCAACCTCCCACCCCGATGCGCGGGTTGCAGGCAAGACCGTGACCTTCACCAGCACCATCAAGTCGATCAAGCGGAAGCAACTTCCCGCTCTGGATGATGAATTCGCCAAGGATTGCGGCCCCTATCAATCGCTACAGGAAATCCGAGAAAAGCTTCAGGCCGAAATGGAGCGGGCACTGAAAAAGGATATCGAAGATTCCTACAAAGACACGATCCTGAAACGATTGGCAGAAACGCATCATTTTGAGCTTCCCGGTACGCTCGTTGAGCGTGAATTGACGGCCATGGTTCGGCAGCAAATACAGTCCCGTCAACGGAAGCCCGGAGACAGCACTGACACCGCTCCTGGCGCCACGCAGCCCGATGACGCCAAACAACTCCAAGACGAATATCGCCCCGAAGCCGAGCGACGCGTGAAAGTCGGCCTCATTTTGGAAGCACTTGCGGCCAAAGAAGGCATCACCGTCACGAATGAGGATCTCACCAATGAGATCACCAGGCTTGCCTCGGAGGTCAAACTGTCTGTCGAGGAAGTGACACGGATGATTCGAGCCGGAGGACAGGACACGCTGGATGACCTTCGTTCGAGAATCTTGGCCGACAAAGCGCTGGATTTTGTGTACAAGCATGCAATGATCCAGGGGTAA
- the clpP gene encoding ATP-dependent Clp endopeptidase proteolytic subunit ClpP has translation MLVPIVVEQTNRGERAYDIYSRLLKDRIIFLGAPIDDVFANLIIAQLLFLEAEDPEKDINLYINSPGGSVTAGLGIYDTMQYVKPSINTICLGQAASMGAFLLTAGTKGKRYALPNARVMIHQPMGGFQGQATEIDIHAREILKIRERLNEIMAKHTGQPLDKISQDTERDYFMSSEEAKRYGLIDEVITRPLKSLKPLGATDSGKDGGKS, from the coding sequence ATGCTAGTTCCGATTGTTGTCGAACAAACCAACCGCGGCGAACGTGCCTACGACATTTATTCCCGTCTCCTCAAAGACCGCATTATCTTTCTCGGTGCACCGATTGATGACGTCTTTGCCAACCTGATCATCGCTCAACTGTTGTTCCTTGAAGCCGAAGATCCGGAAAAGGATATCAATCTCTATATCAACTCTCCTGGTGGCAGTGTCACGGCTGGTCTCGGCATTTACGACACTATGCAATACGTCAAACCCTCTATTAACACCATCTGTCTGGGTCAGGCGGCAAGCATGGGCGCCTTTCTCCTGACTGCCGGCACGAAGGGCAAACGTTATGCGCTTCCCAATGCTCGGGTCATGATTCACCAACCCATGGGAGGGTTTCAGGGCCAAGCCACCGAAATCGACATCCATGCGCGTGAAATCCTCAAAATCCGTGAGCGCCTGAATGAAATCATGGCGAAACATACCGGGCAGCCGCTGGACAAAATTTCCCAAGACACCGAACGCGACTATTTCATGTCGAGTGAGGAAGCCAAACGTTACGGCCTGATCGATGAAGTCATCACCCGTCCCCTGAAAAGCCTGAAACCTCTGGGAGCGACGGACTCGGGCAAGGACGGCGGCAAGAGCTAG